The sequence AGAAACTTACCCAATCGTAAAACACCTAATCAGGTAGAATCTGGTCCATTAGCAGGGGCAGACGATCCACTACCAGAAGCCGTGTTTTACATAGATGATGTACTAATTCAATAATAAATCACAATTCAATTCAACACCATCCACCGTCGCCCCCATCTTTTGATAAAACTCAATCGCATGGTGGTTCCAATTGGATACCTGCCACCTCACCTTTTTACAATTCCGGGAACGGGCCAGTTCAATCACCGATTGCAACAAGCCCTTCCCCATTCCCTGCCCTCTCACAGAAGGCTGTAGATAAAGGTCATCCAGGTACAGTGCCTTCCCACTCCAGGAATAATACGTCCAGAAGAAAGTAGCAAACCCTACAATGATACCATCAACCTCCACCACAAATGCCTGAAACAGCTCCTTATCAGCCAGCATCTGCTCAGGGGTAATACTGACCTTATCCTCTGATTTCTGGAAAACAGCAAACTCGCGAATTAGCAAAAAAATAGCTGGAAAATCTTTTTCTGTAGCAAGTCGGATAGAAAATGGTTGCATAACTTTGTCCGCTGAAATTTTGAAGGAATACCAATAAAAGGTAATCAGATTAATGGAATTTCGATAGTCCTTAGGCTGCTATATTTTACTATCCATATTCCACGCCGTTAAATAACTGGTTTATAGCCAATGATTGAATCGGCAGTTTGTGTATCTTGGCTACGGTATTCGTGCTCAGTTACCAAAAACGGATCGCCGCTCACCTTCAATGAGCTTCGCAAAACGGATTGCCACTCATGACCATTGAGCTACGCAAAAACGAATTACCGTCCTCGTTCAATGAGCTACCAAAAACGAATTACCACCCACGTCCAATGAAATTCAGATCACTGCTAACGATTTGTTGCCTGTATACCATTGCCACCTTTGGCCAGACCGCCATCCAGGTAGACCTCAAAAATGAAAAAGGCCCGCTCAAACCCATCTGGGCCTGGTTTGGCTATGATGAGCCAAATTATACCTATATGAAAGATGGGAAGAAACTGCTTTCTGAACTGGCAGCCCTCAGTCCCGTTCCCGTGTATGTACGTGCACATAACCTGATGAACACAGGCGATGGCGAAGCCGCCCTGAAATGGGGTTCTACAAATATGTATACGGAAGATGCAAATGGAAACCCTGTTTACAACTGGCGAATTGTTGACTCCATTTTCGACACCTATATCAACCGGAAAATGAAACCGCTGGCACAGATTGGTTTTATGCCGGAAGCATTATCCACACATCCCACTCCTTATAGACATTACTGGCAACCAGGACATGATTACAAAGAGATTTGTACCGGCTGGGCCTATCCTCCCAAAGACTATAACAAATGGGAAGAACTGATTTACCAATGGGTAAAACATTGCGTAGCCCGCTA is a genomic window of Chitinophaga sp. LS1 containing:
- a CDS encoding GNAT family N-acetyltransferase; this encodes MQPFSIRLATEKDFPAIFLLIREFAVFQKSEDKVSITPEQMLADKELFQAFVVEVDGIIVGFATFFWTYYSWSGKALYLDDLYLQPSVRGQGMGKGLLQSVIELARSRNCKKVRWQVSNWNHHAIEFYQKMGATVDGVELNCDLLLN